TGGAAGATGATGGTTTGATTAGTGGAAAGAAGAGAAGGTCAGGATTTGTGTTGCTGGTGTTGTTTGGAGTATTTATATACTCATGGGCTGTTTTCCGTTACCGGTTCCAGAGATTGCCGTCGCCTCTCACAGCTGAGCAGGCCGGCGAGAGTGGCTTTTCTGAAGTGGAGGCTAGGAAGCATGTCCAAGCCTTGACTCAATTGGGCCCTCACCCTGTTGGGTCTGATACTCTTGACCTTCCTTGGCAGGTACTGTGGATTTATGAGTTTGTTTAAAAAacgaaatatatatatatatatatataagattagtactcaaaaatattaaattttatttttataaattatcataaacctgtgtttttttatgaaattatttagtttatttttattttaaaattatttaattaaaatattatttattttataaaatattgattttttaatccTCTTAATTTAAACCGTCTTTTTAACTAACATTAAAATAGTTGGTTAATGatgtttttgataaaaaaaatttaaaaaaatcattttattttaattaaatgattttaaaatataaatgaattaattattttttaaaaaattcataacataaaatatgataatctctaaatttattattttttaatttatataaaatattttattaatttatattaaatatttttttcaatttaacttttataaaaatttatgtaactttttaaattatattaacacTTAAAATAAGTTATCGATAACATtatacaaaaatatttattgCTATGAAaagtgaaataatttaattcttaaaattttattcagaataatttcattaaaattcagtttttacaataataatttaatcatttaaattttattttcttataaaaatttaatttttaaattttaaaaaatatatatatatttaagtattaaaaaaatatttaatattaggcTGCAATAAAATTTGTTGATATAAAATAAAGCTCTATGTCTATGATGAGACAATAGCCCCTCCACTTATGTTGGCTTGCCACTCCTTTTCACCGAGATTTCTTTTTTTGTCTATCGATAAGAGCGTCTTTCCTTTTAATGAAGTATGGACTTTATtagaattgaaataaaaaaaattgagtatttattatgtaaattatattcacgatttattttcatatttaaataaataaaaaaattaataaattaaaaattaagattcgggtttatataatgaaaaaatatttaatataaaattattataaatattttaatataaattaaaaattaaaaattaaaaatttaaattaaaaaattttgtaagaattcaattgttcttttttttgaaaattcttGTTTGGATTAAAAACGAGGGAATTATGTATTGCTACTTCCGCGAGAAAATTGGATTGGGGGTTGTGATTACTTAACTTTAATACACGAAATTGGTTGAAAGAATTTATCTTGTCCCTGTGCTTGTTATTCTCTTGCTTGCACGTTGAAAATGAAGGGGACAGATTTGTTTGTAACATCCTGTTTGTGTTTCAGAAGATATAGAATGTACCATTTATCACTTCTGGAATCTCTTGTTTACTGATACTTCattttgttgtttattttgttttaaataaCAATCAGATATCAGATAATTCATTAAGCTCTATTTTATCATATGGGTTTGGGAATTGGGAACAAGATAACAAAACCTGTATAAACTGTTTCTAGTTTGTTACATCCAATCCTCCTGTTGAATCCCATGTTGATTTGGATAGGGTAATCTGCCCATTATAAGGTATTGGACACTTCAACCCATGCGCTAGCTTTTGGTGGTGAGTTAGGCTTGGCCCATTTTCTTGAGACCTCCTGTTTGGTTTCAGACTTTCATTCTGGAGTCTAGACCATGCATATTTAATACTACTCTCTTTTCCTGTTACTCGGCTATCATCCTTCATAATAACCTTTTAGCTATCCATTTCATGTACAGCCATATGTTGATACATTTATATAACTTGCATTATATGTTGATACATTCATGTAACTTGTATTCCACCACAGCACGTTTTGACAGCAGCAGAAAATATTAGGAAAACAGCTCACAGGGGTGTTGCTGTCCAAGTGGAGCATTTCCATGCAAAAGCTGGCGCAAATCGTCTGGACAGTGGCTTCTCTAAGGGGAAAACACTTGTTTATTCAGATCTTAAGCACGTAATTATAAGAATCTTGCCAAAAAGTACATCTGAAGCAGGAGAAAATGGTATTGCATCTGAAGCAGCAGAGAATGCTATTCTCGTCTCTGCTCACATTGATACTGTAATCGCAGGGTATGCTATCTTTCACTTCCTAACGACAATCTAATATTTATCTTGAGCAAACCTTTTCTTCCCATTTCTATTAGCTTTGATGAGTCCACATATATAAGCAAGTGCTTTTCTTTGCATAGTGTAGTGTATGATGATTATTTCTCTTGCTCTGTCTCATGGGTCCAAGCATGTATAAATTTATGCAACCACTATAAATAGATTATAGCATGAAGTAACAAGCTCTAAGAGTTCGGTTTTAAGACTAAACTCTATTAATTCTTTCATGAATTTCATGATTAGATTTGCAGAATGTAAGAAAAAGCTATGATCTTACTAGAGAGTAGAGACTTCCAAGTTATAGTATAATTGAGTTACGTATGGTCATTGTACCTTTTGTCAAGAAGCAGAGTACTGCATGATTTGAGTATAAATCCTTAGTTAGATCTTAATTGAATGAATTGAAATAACTGTACATTTTATAATCAGATGTAATAAAGATTAAGGAAGAACCTGCCTTTTCCATTGTCTTATTGGATGGAGGAATTTctcccagaaaaaaaaaattgtaggaaattttcatgctttctcccaTACACTGTACATTCAAGACATCCACAAGTTGGCCTTTATGGCGCATCCTTGAATATCTTTCATATGCTATGATGCTTCAAGTTTGTTTTCACAACCATGTTGTTTTCTGTTGCCTTCTTACTCAAATAAGGACCATGCATGTTTCAGGGAAGGGGCTGGAGATGACAGTTCTTCTGTGGCTGTTATGTTGGAACTTGCTCGGGGGATTTCTCAGGAGGCTCATGGTTTCAAGAATGgcgtaatatttttatttaatactgGCGAAGAGGAGGGTCTAAATGGTGCTCATAGCTTTATAACTCAGGTTGAATGCATTGTCAATGCTTGCACTCATTATGGTCATCTTCCCCAATGATACCTTGAGTTTTTTCTCCAGCAGTTATAAACTATTTGTTCAAAGAAAGAAAAGTGAGcttttttttctgaattttttatTAGAAGCTTGCTGAAGTTGGCCTCTTGCATATTTGATGTGCATGATTATTTTGCAGTAATTgctcaggaaaaaaaaaaagaatgtagatgattttttttttattaactcaaAGGAATTTCTTTCAAGAAAGAATAAGATTTTATTTGTAGTACATTGAAAATGTTTTGTCGATGCAGCATCCGTGGAGTAAAACTATTCGTATGGCTATTGATTTGGAAGCCATGGGTGTTGGAGGAAAGTCTGGCATTTTTCAGGTATAATTTTCTGAATCAATATGCTTCTACATTTTTTGTGCTGCAATTTGATTTGGCACCTTGTTACGATATGAATGTGGAATTCTGTGGTTTAGGATTCCTGTAAAAATAGGTttttcctctctttttttttttcttttttggttgaATAATAGCTAAAGAGAAGGAAATGAATGTGTTTGATGTGCTATGATTCTATTCCTTTAATATATTATGTATTTAGAATATTGAACCTTATATCCTTCTTCTCCACTTGGTTGTTTTATCATTCTCTATGGCCTACCAAGTAACTATGTTCCCTTTGTTGTTTATTTGTGGTTCTTCACCTACAGGCTGGTCCGAATCCATTTGCTATAGAGAACTTTGCATTGGCAGCAAAATACCCATCTGGTGATATTGTAGAACAGGTTTGTGGTTTTGTTTTCAATGGCATCTCCCATATatctatttcttttttatagTTGATATATTTGTGTTTTAGTTCTGATTGTACAGGATCTTTTTGCAACCGGATTCAGTTCTGCTACAGATTTCCAAGTTTACCGAGAGGTTGCTGGTCTTTCAGGGCTTGACTTTGCCTTCATAGATAACACTGCTGTATATCACACTAAGGTCTTTCCAATGTGTCCatactttttcattttttggtTTTGGTATTCATTTGCTTGATAAGCTCCTTGTACTTTGGAGAAAGGAGTGAAATTATGACACAACTCTTTGAGCTGACTTACATCGCATATGATGGAACCTGTATTTCTGTTGTACTTATTTATCTGATCTCTTTTGTCTTAAATAGAGAAGGGAAACTTATATAATAATTTGGTTTGAAGCTAGGCTAGTTTGTCATGCTTTGCCGTCTTTGAAGCTTTGACTACATAAATATTGATTATTAGCTAGtggcataaataaataaacaaactgCAAGGATTATATAATTGTATGTCTGTTTAATTAGAAATTATGGAAAAAAAATTCCTGGCAGAATGATAAATTGGAGTTCCTCAAACCTGGATCTCTTCAGCATCTTGGGGAGAACATGCTTGCTTTTTTGCTTCAGATAGGTCCAACATCTCATCTTCCGAAAGGCAACACAATGAAAGAAGAGGAAAAAAGTGGACAGGACACTGCTGTATTTTTTGACATTTTGGTACTTTTAGCTGCTGAAACTTTAACATCAATTTTGTTTTTGCATTGAATGGTCATTGAGCATGTCCTATACCTATAATGAAGTTTGTAGCTGATTTTTATGATTTACATCAATCTCAGGGGACATACATGATTGTATACAGGCAAAGTTTTGCAAGCGTGCTTCACAATTTGGTGATAGCGATATCACTTAtaatatggaatgcatcattgcttTTGGGTGGTTATCCAGCTGCTATTTCATTTGGCTTGTCAATTCTCAGTGTTATCCTTATGTTGATATTTTCAATAAGTTTCTCTGTTCTTGTGGCCTTCATTCTACTGCTAATATCTTCATCACCAGTGCCCTATGTTGCAAGCCCATGGTTATTAGTTGGGCTATTTGCCGCACCCGCACTCATAGGAGCAATGACTGGCCAACATTTTGGTTACCATCTTCTTCAAATATATTTGTCAAATGTATACCCCAAGAAAAAGCAGCTTTCATCTGTTAACCAAGCTGACTGGGCCAAGTTAGAGGCTGAAAGATGGTTGTTTAAGGCTGGTTTTATTCTGTGGCTTGTTGTTCTGAGCTTGGGAAACTATTACAAAATCGGATCATCTTACATTGCACTCTTTTGGTTGGTTCTACCAGCATTTGCATGTAAGGTTACATTTAGCTTTGTAACTGTGggataagaaagaaaatgaaatggctttataattttttcatgcCTCagatttgaaatcaaagatgtGATGTACAAGATAACAAGATTGTCTCACTGGTCTGTTTCTGAATTTTGGAATGTTCAGACCTCTTGGTTGAAGCAACTCCAACCCCTGCTCCTTCTCCAATGCCTCTCAGACTTGCAACTTTATTGATGGGTTTGCCTTTACCAATTACAATTGCTGCAGGAACGATTATTCGGTTGGCTGCCACAATAATTGGGAATCTGATTCGATCTGATAGGTAAAGTTTATAATGTTGTTACCATGTTGCTCATTTTCTACTTAGAAAgccattatttaaattaatttcttgtTTTCCATCAAAAGTAAGTTTTTTGAGAACAAGATGTTTTTGAACTCTTTCAAATCTCTCTTAATAGGTTGTGCTTGTATCGAGATATTAAATGACAGTAAAATGCTGGAGTTCCATCATTCAAATTGTCCCAAAAGATATGATTTGGTAGCCACTCCTGATTTGCTTGATGTTTAGAAATTGATTGGATATGATCTATGGTTTTACAGGAACCCAGGTGGCAGTCCAGAGTGGCTAGGAAGTGTAAAACTTGCCGTTTTTGTTGCTGTTGTCATATGCTTCACCATGGTTTATGTGTTATCATACGTCCATCTTTCAGGTTTTTATTTTTTGCGATTGCTTTTTTCAGTTGCGTGCCGAAATGGGATTTTTGTTAGATGATGGCTCTGCCATTAGATGAAGTGTGCATTTGGCATCAATAACTTCATAGGTGACATTGGTAAAATTTACTTTGGTATAGTGAATCATAATCCTATACTCATGCACTAATGGAGTTGTGAGTTTAAGTTTGCAATATTTTCTTGAATTTGGATCTCTAGAGCCTTCTAAAATAAAGGCAAATcatatataagttatttttctgCGGATTGAATATTAACCCGTTGAACTTAGAAATTAAGACTTCAATGAGTATTTGATGATGAATGTAGGTTccatttttttaaacaatttaTTGTAGTAGGACTTGGAATGAAAATGTTATAACTTCATTTGTGTACTACTGATGTCTAGGTGCAATAAGAACAATCATCCTTGGAACTAGTATCCTGTTCGGATTCTCACTCATTTTAGTATTATCTGGTGCCACTCCTCCTTTTACCGAAGACACTGTGAGAACTCTCAATGTAAGTTCCCATTTGCACATTAACTACAGTTGCGTTTTCCGTGCTTTACGTGGCTTCATATGATTACAAATTTCAAACATGGTTTCTCAGGTTGTGCACATTGTGAATACAACAGGAAGCTATGGTAATAAGCAACATCATAACTCATATGTGTCTCTATTTTCCGGGACACCTGGAAAGTTGACAAAGGAGGTTAAATACATTGGAGAAGGATTCTCTTGTGGGGGAGACAAGGTCGttgattttgttaatttttttgcGAAATATAGTTGTTGGAGCCATGAGGACACTGAAGGTGGATGGGATGACTCAGATATTCCTACATTGCATGTTCATAGTGATACAAATGGAGATGAACGAAAAACTAAAGTTTCAATTGATACGAAAGTTTCTAAACGCTGGTCTCTTGCAATTAATACTAATGAAGTAGAAGATTTTACTTTGAAAGGTATGTTGAAACGCTTATttctatagaaaatatttttcatatgcaAGTTATTTTTCGCATggtttattatttagtctaatATTAtggaaaaactcattaattggtCCCTCTTTACTATTTAGTCTGTATGTTATGAAAAAATTCACTTGTTGGTCCctctattttgaaaaatacactaaaatatcagaAAGTCTATTAATTGGTGTCTCTCTGTTAATTTTAGCGATTAAGTATtgcaaaaaagtttaaaatactcCTAATATGGagagattaattagtagattttttaaaaatctgtgGGACCAGCTAATGAGTTTTTCAAAACTATTTAACGGCTAAAATTAACGAATggactaactagtagactttttaaaatatttttaatgtattttttaaaactgagaaactaactaatgaattttttcataccatagggactaaatagtaactTTTCCTTGATACTATTGCTAGTTCCACTTGAAAACAATTCTCCTCCATCCTATTCACTTTCTCAAACTTTTAACCTGGAGTGCAGCAAATTCAAAAGAATTAGTTCCATTTGGCAACAAGAGCAGCGTAGATGGATGGCATATAATTCAGTTTTCAGGAGGAAAAAGATCTCCTAGAAAGTTTAAGCTAACCCTTTTCTGGGCAAAGAAACCTACGAAGTCTGCTCACAGTGTGGATGAACAAGCAACAGAGAAGCAGCAGCCTTTGTTAAAGCTCAGAACAGATGTTAACAGATTAACTCCAAAAGCTGAAAGAGTTCTGAGGAAATTCCCTAAATGGTGTTCTCAGTTTGGGAAGTCCACATCTCCCTACAATCTAGCATTTTTTACCAGTCTTCCTGTTATGAATCATGGCAGCAGAATCGCTTGGGCCGATAGACAACCTGGTTCTTCCAAGGTTTATGTTAGGAGAAAGGATGAGTCAGCAAAAGAAGCTTCTGATGCCTCCAGGTCAGCAATGCCGTCGGAAAGGAGATGGAGTAGTTACTGAAAATTAAGACAGTATATATAGATAGTGAATAATTGGCAAGGCATACCTTTGATGTGCGAGTTATTCGGCTGTGCAGGCTGCAGCTGACCAAGTATTGTGTCTTGGTTATTGTCTTGTATTGATGAGAATTGTTGAGAATAATAAAGTAGTTTTGAGTTCTTCTGCTGTAAATTCAAGTTTCATTAATACAATCTAATAGcttcttctatttttttctctctttttttttttttttttggaacaaTTGGCTTTGACTTAAATTTGTAGTCAATACCTTTCAGACTTGAAAACGACTTcggtattaataaaataaaatctattaattattttcttctctaaaaTGTATTTTTGCGATGCTAGATAAAGATACTTTATATAActaatcattaattaatatgtatgtttaaaaattttatattattttttatcttgtAGAGAATGGTAAAACATAATCTTATttgtcaaaaaataaaaaataaatccatCCAGTGTTGATtgacaagatttttttttattattattaaccagATAATTTTCATCAacgatcttttattttttttattgtattttcaatttcatcactcaatttaaatttattttttaaaattctttcaactttgattttagtaaaaaaataaaaaaaatatatttttttcaataatttttgtttaatttttttctctctttcaaaaaatacatattaataagttttacataaaatatttttcaattttaaatttaaatactatttattaaatatattattaatttaaataataataataataatattaattattattattattattattattattattgagagATTTATTCATTCTGGTATTTCGGTTATTCTCTAATCATACTGTCAATCTTTAATAAAgtatacaaatttaaaaaaaaaaagcaaaaaaaagttagggtattgaattaatttattttttattttttattttttattatattatattatttttatttatttgattttaaatagcaattttcaataaatattttaactagatgaaatatttaaattattttaacaatagtaacttataataattataatgttaaaataataatagcatttaataaattaaaattaataatatttatagtaatatttaaatttatgaattacgacaatttaattaatatttgaatatttatttattatttaatttcatgaaaaaaatagaagagtaaaaaaaattaatttatctaaaagaattaaaaaattatatttaataattagaaccaacaaaaattaattttatacatgatttatacatgattttattagtgtaaatatattattgttagtaaaaatatctaaaatttattaaattttattaaaaaaagattaGATAAAAAATAAGTAAGGAGAAATAATATTTCAATTGCATAATTTGAAAACCTATAAGCTAAGAAAAAGTTTCATAGTATTTAATCAAAGTTGAaggatttttgaaaaaaaaaataaaattaattaaattttatatatattgggAGTAATTCTGAAGATACAATAAAAAGATGGGTATGTAATTTTCAAGAATCGTCGGTCAAATCTTAAGGATTAAAAAACAATTTCCTTTAAGCCTAGTTCTTCGTATAAAATATCTCTTAAAACTATTTCTAAATTTtgagataaaaattaattaacataaaatattcagaaaataattttctcaaagttattttttactttttaaaaacgTTATTAACACTgcaatatataaatttagaaaatattttttatagaaaataatctAAATTATAATTCTCATTCCCATGTGAACATCCAAAACCTGGACTTAGAATCCAATTTCAAGCATAGCTTCCACGGCTAAACTAGGATCTCATATCCATGTGAAGAATCAGCAGCCTGAGGCTCTTCTACTGCTCTGCAATCTGTTCTGTTGATGTTACTATTACAaaaacatgactattcaaaattacctttaacatattttaatgataagaataccaaaataacaaaacaGACTTCTCAAACTGTTCATTAATTGCGTCTAAAATTGCACATTTTTTCGAACGAAACTCTAAATGGCTCCAAATCAACTCGTACACCATGCAGAACCAAAAATGCAATGTTTTTTATTATGGAAAAAGATGTGATTCTCTATATTTTCAATCTGGAACATTCACATTGTGACATTGTAGCACCATTGGCAAAACCAGAGCTAAGAAGACAAACTTCCTCGATGTCTAAATTGCCAAACATATCAGCCATGCTAAAACCCAGGAGGCTTGCACTTATGATGGCTGGATAAATTTGTCCAAGGCAGATGTATCAATAGCAGCAAACTCCTTGACTGCAGAAGCAACAGAAAGTCCAAGTTTCACGGCGTCCTCATTGCTCGGTGCCTACGTTTGGAATTACTTTTAGTTGCTATATATTCAATTGTTGTCACATTTCATGCAGAAAATGAAAGTGCTCTATACCTCAATGTTAAGGGGAAGCACAGGATCATGAAGCGACAGTCTCAGAAGGAACCACCCGCCGTAACCAGAAACTCTTACCTAGTTTAACAAGAAAAAGGGGGGAAAATGAGGATATTTGTTGAGACACCTTGGAAAAACCATACGTAAAATGGTTCCCAACATTATTACTGATCTGTGTCAAACTCACCCCTTCATAGTTAACAGGAGCTTTCTGAAGCTTTGGGTCTAAATCCACAGAGTTCTCCAAGTGGTTTAGCACTGCCTCTCCATATTCCCGGAAAGATCTGGATATTCTAATTGATCAGCAACTTCAGAGCCACAAAATTATACATGCATGTCTATTGCATAACCATATAAAAAGCCGTACCCTCCTTTAAGATCTGGATGATTCTGATTGATTTTCAGTCTCAACTCTACAGCAACTGCCGGTTCCTGTAGACCCTCTATTAGATTGGTCAATACTTTGCTGCCACCACCAACTCCTGAAGCTCTGGCTGAAGCTAGTTTATTCAAAAGTTTGACCTGCATTAGCAAACAGATGATCAAAAGAAGCAAATAAAGTAATCAATGGACAAAATATTACGCTCGAAGAATGCATAGTGTTATTTATAAACCTACCATGAGGTAAGCACCATCATCTAGCCAGTGATTTTCCTTGAGAGCTCCATGCCCGCTTGTTTCAATAGCCAGATGTGACTCCTCACCAATTGAGTTCTGTGGGCAATATCATGACCTTAGTTTCACAATTTATGAAGCAAACGATGTTATCACTTCAGTTTGTAAAAATTGTACGGAAC
This region of Manihot esculenta cultivar AM560-2 chromosome 10, M.esculenta_v8, whole genome shotgun sequence genomic DNA includes:
- the LOC110624498 gene encoding endoplasmic reticulum metallopeptidase 1; amino-acid sequence: MRSNLNYCSSISKPSTTGSSNIVEDDGLISGKKRRSGFVLLVLFGVFIYSWAVFRYRFQRLPSPLTAEQAGESGFSEVEARKHVQALTQLGPHPVGSDTLDLPWQHVLTAAENIRKTAHRGVAVQVEHFHAKAGANRLDSGFSKGKTLVYSDLKHVIIRILPKSTSEAGENGIASEAAENAILVSAHIDTVIAGEGAGDDSSSVAVMLELARGISQEAHGFKNGVIFLFNTGEEEGLNGAHSFITQHPWSKTIRMAIDLEAMGVGGKSGIFQAGPNPFAIENFALAAKYPSGDIVEQDLFATGFSSATDFQVYREVAGLSGLDFAFIDNTAVYHTKNDKLEFLKPGSLQHLGENMLAFLLQIGPTSHLPKGNTMKEEEKSGQDTAVFFDILGTYMIVYRQSFASVLHNLVIAISLIIWNASLLLGGYPAAISFGLSILSVILMLIFSISFSVLVAFILLLISSSPVPYVASPWLLVGLFAAPALIGAMTGQHFGYHLLQIYLSNVYPKKKQLSSVNQADWAKLEAERWLFKAGFILWLVVLSLGNYYKIGSSYIALFWLVLPAFAYLLVEATPTPAPSPMPLRLATLLMGLPLPITIAAGTIIRLAATIIGNLIRSDRNPGGSPEWLGSVKLAVFVAVVICFTMVYVLSYVHLSGAIRTIILGTSILFGFSLILVLSGATPPFTEDTVRTLNVVHIVNTTGSYGNKQHHNSYVSLFSGTPGKLTKEVKYIGEGFSCGGDKVVDFVNFFAKYSCWSHEDTEGGWDDSDIPTLHVHSDTNGDERKTKVSIDTKVSKRWSLAINTNEVEDFTLKANSKELVPFGNKSSVDGWHIIQFSGGKRSPRKFKLTLFWAKKPTKSAHSVDEQATEKQQPLLKLRTDVNRLTPKAERVLRKFPKWCSQFGKSTSPYNLAFFTSLPVMNHGSRIAWADRQPGSSKVYVRRKDESAKEASDASRSAMPSERRWSSY